Genomic DNA from Gammaproteobacteria bacterium:
CTCGCCGAACTGGCGGATGCGTCGGCTGGCGCCGTAAGCGTACACCGGCTCGATGTGACCAATGCGGATCATCGCGCATCGCTGGTCGAGGCGTTGCGCGATGTCTCAATCGACATCCTAGTTAATAACGCCGGCGTATACGGACCGCGCGACGCGGATTTTGGCCAGACCGACGAAAACCGCTGGCTGGCGACGTTTGCGGTAAATGTCATCGCACCCATGCAGCTTTGCGAAGC
This window encodes:
- a CDS encoding SDR family NAD(P)-dependent oxidoreductase; this translates as MQPSILITGANRGIGLEFVRQYAKAGARVYACCREPAKATGLAELADASAGAVSVHRLDVTNADHRASLVEALRDVSIDILVNNAGVYGPRDADFGQTDENRWLATFAVNVIAPMQLCEALVENVARSRRKVIASISSQMGSIEDNSSGGHYVYR